Genomic segment of Drosophila takahashii strain IR98-3 E-12201 chromosome X, DtakHiC1v2, whole genome shotgun sequence:
AAAAAAGCCCCACACACAACCGCAATACCTCCCATTCCTGAACCCCCCTTCAAACCCCCCTTTGAGCCCCTCTCCCCCCACTAAGCAGGCAATCAGAGTCCAGATTTCCATGGGCaggccagcagaagcagcacatGAGGACCAGGGCTGATCTCTGCGACAAAATATTAGTtctgtcaaaataaatttctttgagTAATGTAATCCCATTTTGCGGTCTTCAGGGGTGGGGAAGGGGGATTTTAGGGGGGAGTTGGACTCATTTTTTTGCGGCCTCCCGCTTTCCGCTTTTCACCCTCTTGGTCACATTTCGCATCAGGCTGAATATGAATGCGATAAATCTGTTCgtgattgttttttttttcgcgcacacacacatgtgtggTTTTTGGGTTGTGGGTGGTAGGTAGGTGGAGGtgtccaaaaaaataaaaaaaaatggcagaGGAATTCGCTAATCCCGGCAAAGGAGGCGGAGCTCAGCCGACTGGgtctcagtttcagtttcattttCAGGCGAATGTAAATCTGAATCTGCGGCTTCGACGCCAGCTGAAGCTGGCCTTTATTACACTATTTCCCAAACAGTTCGCTAGgctcaaaaaaaatagaaggaaagacactggaaaaaattatttacaattgttcagttttttctttaatttatttctgaattataatggaatttttagtgttttatctgatttttttagatattcttTTGAAAAATCTCTTTTTAACTCGTAATTCTAAttggaactaattttttttggtctaAGATTAGGCTATAAAAAGTAGAACTTTAGGATTTAGATAAAATTGTAACCTCCTTTTCAGAACCTTTCAAAAGATACATAGATaccttctttttaaaaaattctaattggaactcaaaaaatttaaaataaatgtctaaaagtaggctATAAAAATAGAATATCCTTATGTAATATCCTTTCTTACAACTCCTGGATTCACAAAAAActatagcatacttttcaaaacatttcatgagtgaatatttaaattttctgcGAGTGTATGCACTGAGCTGCGAACTCAGTCGATTACGGGACACATGTATGGTCGTTTCACGCACATGGAGACGTGACCAGGTGGGTGGATGGCCCCCCACCCTTCGGTGGGTTGGTCTTCCTCCATTTTTTTGGTGGTGTGGCTCTTGACTTGGTCGCCGGGATGATGACAATGTCTTCTGACAGCTTCTGCTGCCGCCTGTGATTGCCAAAAATGCGACACGATGACGGGGAACGAaggcgaaaaagaaaaaaaataaaccataatatatatgtgcatgtataaaaaatgaaacccTGAAATGTAATACACTCACACGCACTCCTCCGATCCCTGAATCCCTGAACTGAACCACAGACATTGATGAGGCCAAATTTCTGTGATTCGTCATCTAAATAGGTTTTTCCCCACCCACACTGCGCGGAATTGCTACGCattacacacacacccacacacacgcacacactggTCGGGGAAATTGTCCAATCTATGGGAAAAATTCTACGCAGATGGGCAGGTTTTTCGATGGTATGGGGGTCCATCTTTCCGAACCCTTGGAATCCagtcaaaatttaaattacctaaaatttgagAGTAGTTTTAATTctacaataatattaaaaatttaaggtaTATCTTGTATACTTTAATATTAAgccttttgaaaaatttcggAAAACTCTTAATTAACTCTTAATCTCATAATTATTTCataatatcatatcataataTAATATCATAATCACAATATCATAATAATATCCACCTAAATTAAACCCGCTTGTAAaccaaataatttacattcaAGTTCTTCAGTCGAAAAGAATAGTTCTCAATATTAGTGTTGGCTTTTATTTATAGACTATTATAAACATAGTATTTAATGCTCCATTATTGGCGGTAGTCAGGGCGGTGGAAAGGGGAAGGGGGATTTGCGAAAGGACATAATGATTGTTAAACCTAAATGCATTGAATTGTATTGCAATCGAGTGGCTGCAGCAGACAGGCCAAGGCAATATCGAATACGATGCGAATGTTGCGTAACTTCTAAGTATTGATTGATGCCGACCGATGATCTTCCGGCTGTGGTTGGGTCGACTGTTTGGGGTTTGGGGATCGTCTGTGGGTAGTGCTGGGTAAcaaagaggaggaggaaggaTCAGTTTAACTTGGAGCGCTTCTTGGCGATCGCATCCTCGACGGCGCGCAGCTGCTTCAGCAGCTCCTCTCGCCGCGACTTCTTGCCATCCTTATCCTTCCCGCCATCCTTGTCCTTGTCCTTGCCATCCTTCTCCTTGCCCTCCTTATCCTTGCCATCCTTGCTGCTGTGCTCCTTGTCCTTGCTGTCCTTGCCATTGCCGTTGCCGTGCTCCTTCTCCTTGTCGGAGTCGGCTGAGTTGTTGGGTGAGGCCAGCGCCGAAACACCCACCATGTTCGACGTTTTCTTAATCTCAATGGAAATAGGCGAACGCTTCTTGGTTGCTTGTTCAGCAGCTGTGGAGAATTAGTTAGAATTAATTaggttttaatgccaaaataatataataatttaaaaaactgttACTATTGCGTACATGACAATGTTAATTAAACAGCTGTATCAACAAATACAAAGATTCTGACTAATACCAACAATAAAACGGGTTTTCCCATAAACTACAATGGTTTCTTATcacatatagattatatacaAGTCAGAAATAACTATTTaaaccttataaaaaaatctatttaaatattttgatgaagaaaaactatttctgaagttaaaacaaatatgttttctttaaaactataaaataaagatatataaaatttattcctTACGCTTTTTAATAAGCTTGCGCTCGTTGAGCGCCTTGTCGGTGGCTCTCACTCGCTTCTGGGGCGTATCCCTTGATCCCGACGAGCTGTCCGACGACGAGGAGcccgattccgattcggaGTACGAGGTATCCGATGAGTCTGTCAAGAATTTACAACCAAATTGGATTATATAGATAATAAAAGGCGGCTGAAACCTCTCACCTGAGTCGGATGTACTGGAACTGCGACGTCGCCGCAACTTGTCAAACTTCTTGGGTGCCGGCGAAGAGAGCTTCTTGCGCTTGGAGGCGGGACTGAGGCCTACGCCGCGCTTGTCCAGAGCGGGTCGCTTGTACGAAGGCGAAAGGCTGCCCTCTGTAAGTACAAATATAAGAGTTTAGTTTCTAGCTGAGTTCGGAATTTAACACACATCTTAAAAACGTGTAAAATTGtagtgttaaaatgtgaaaaataattgttaacacaCACATCTCTCTTATGtattttacacaatgtgttattaacacgacgtgttttttacacactgtgtattttgtttgtgttatttatgtttctaacatatgtaagctacaattttttacactcatgttaataactttttttgaacttaacactttaacatgttaataacacaagttttttacaaTTAGCAAGGGAATAACCCATATATTACTCACTGGAAGAGTGCCTGGGGCGGCGCGGTATTTGGCTGGGCGACCGGGCCGTCCGACCGCCATGCCGGCGCGAGGAAGccgaggcggcggcggcggccagcTTGTGCGAACTGCCGCCGTAGCGCCGCTTGTGGTCCGACGGACTGCTCGATCGCGACGAATCCGAACTGGAGTCGCTCTGCGAGCTGTTCGAGGTGGAGTACGACGAGTTGCTGCTGTAGCTGCGCCTGTCCCTGCGCCGGCGATCGTCCCGATCGTACGATCCCCTTCCAATCGACTTGGATCGCATCCAGGGATCGCTCCACTCATCCCCTCGCCCGCCGGCTGCCTCTACCCTCTGGACGATCACCTCGCGCGTTGGCCGCGACCTTCGATCGTCCTCGTAGTGCGGCATCCGATGGGGCGGCAGCTCGCGATATCTCGCCATCCTTCCGTACGCATCCACATCCTCGTACTGCGGCGGCGGCATATACTGAGATCGGCCGTACCGATCAGGCGGCGGTGGTCCGCCGTACAGCGAGTACACGGGCGGCAGGAGGGTGCGAGGATTGCCGTGTGCGACGACGGCATGCGGATGCATGGACATCGGCAGGCTGAGCGGATTGAGTGGCTGCTGTTCGCGCATCAccgacgacgaggacgacgacggcggcggcggcgagcGGGCACTGCTGCCGCCCCGATCCTTGAGGTAGTACGAGTCCTTCTCCAGTTCATCCGGCGACAGCGTTAGGTTCATCTTCTTGTCCTCAAAGTCCATGTCCTGCTCCTTGCGCTTGTTAGCCTTGCGCATCATCTCCTTGGCGGTGCGCAGGCCGCGCTCCCAGGCGTTCTCCACCACCACGGGTCCGCCGTCGGACGGCAGCAGCGGCCGGGCATCGTGGACGGCGTGGGCAACGCCGCCGCCGTAAATACTGGGCGCATGGAGGAGCGCCGGTCGATGGTGCAGCGGTGGCCGCTCGTTTCGATAGTCATGATAGTCGGCCGCCGCCGCGGCATGGGAACTATAGGCACTCGCTGCGGCCCTCGATGCGGCGGCACTTGAGGAGCCCGCTCCGGAGGCACCGGCGCCGGAGGAACCGCCCTGCATGGGCACCGAACGCACCAGGCTCTCGAACATCGTGTAGTTGCCCTTGTCCGTGACGCCGGGATGCAGGAAGCGACAGCTCATGCCCCAGGTGCACTGGCCGCGCGTGTAGAAGCGACACACGGGCTTCGGTTCCGTCTCCTCGGGCCGCTTCTCGTCCTCGTCGGACACCTCgccctcctccagctcctcctcgtccttttTCCGCTTGTCCGCCGACGCCGTCTTGTCCTTGGCCTCCTCGCCCTCCTCCAGGCTGCCGTTGCCCTTTCGCTTGGCCTCGTCGTCTTCATCGCAGTCCACCtctccatcatcatcatcttcgtcgtcgtcgttatCTTTCGATCTTGTTTCGTTGGCTTTGCTCTCCGACGATGGAGGCTCCTTCAGCGGCTCCGGACACTCGCCCTCCTCCGCCTCGAAGTCCAAGGCGTCGTCGTCGTGCGTCTTCACCAGATCCTCCTCCAAGGCGGACGAGGGGCCACGCCCATTGGAGGCTTCGTCGGACTGGAATATAAAAtcacatttaattttgtatataaacttcagctctgcatgaatggattcaatgattattttgaattttttgttttatataaatgaattaattagaattttgagtttaatagaatttaaataatttaaatttttaagtttaatagaattgaatgaatttgaattttgagtttaattgaATTGATAGAATGACTGGCATTAATTTCGAactaattcaaacgacaatttcttttgaagaagaaagggccataattttgtgattaaatctgccttaaattttattttctaagcagttaaaattgattttttttagaattttctactttttgttcttaaaagaaagcaaaaaaaaattcagaaaatattttgtattttcataaaattattcatacattcattcaattcaaaattaattagcaaaacatttaaattatttcacatGGAATTGAATTGATAtgatgataaaacaaaaattgaatgattcacgtaGGGCTCtagtataaacaaataaaatagtatcAAAATAAAGCTCACCTTGGCCTCCTTGGAGCCCTTCTTCTCCTTGCCCTCTTCCCCGCTGGCTGCCTTGCCGTTCTGCTTGGCCaactcatcctcctcctcctcgccaaCGGCGGGCAGCGAGTCATTGGAGATGGCcccgtcctcgtcctcgtccgcCGGATGCAGCGAATTCTTGGACGGCGCCCGCTTCTCGTCCGCCTCGATGTCGCTGACATCGCTCAGATCCTCGTGGCTGATGTTCAGATCGACGGCGGCCTGATTGTACAGCTGGGGACTGTTGCTCCGGCTGCGAACGGAGGAGAGGAACGAGCTGGGCTGCGATTTGGCGCTCGGCGAGCCTGGCTGCTCTGGCTCCGCGGGCGCTGCGGCTACCGAGGATTCGGGATCCGTTTCGGCAGGTTCGGGAagcggctcctcctcctgctgctgctgctgctgttcgggCAAtcggagctgctgctgctgctcctgatcGGGCTCATCCTCGCTGGAGGAGCCactggaggagctgctgccactgccactgccgctgctgctgctggagctcTTCTTCTGCTTTTTGGACAGCTCGCTGCGACTCGAACTGGAGCTGGAGTTGGACGATGAGCTGCTGGTGGAGGCGGCTCGAACCGATCGGTCTAGAGTGGGACCACCACCAGCTTCCTCGGCCTGTTCCTGTTCCGGAGCCATCTCCTCGTCCTCCTTGTCGTTGGTGGGCGAATTGGAACGCGACTCCGAGGAATTGGACGGGGAACTGGCACGAGAATCGTCCGATTCCATGTCGAGGACCATGGGTTCGCCTTACGCCGGTGCGGGCAACTCGTTCCTTGGCGTTTCTGGAGGAGATTCGAAGGGATAGGCGATTAGTTGGGCTGGCATGGCGGTACCTACTCAACACCCTGGGCAAATCTTAGACGATAGTTGTAAACCACCAAGTCGTCTTGATGGGGGGGGGAGTTACAGCCGGGGCAAGAAAACTAGTGGAGCAGGTCGATCATTTGTTGGAGGCTTTTTTCTGGTTAATTACCGGTTGATCAAGCGGACAAGCTACAATACTGGGttctataaaatcaaaaatttattggagaaatatttaaaacataacTCTTTGACCCTATTGTCTGTTTTGATACATAATCATATCATACCACGTGGTTTCCTATCCATATAACCCTTAAATTGGgaaaaatattacataaatcgaaatcgaaatcgttGTGATCAAATAGCTTCGATAACAAAATAACGATAGGCGACCAAAGAAGGGAAAACCAAGGTCAAGGGCGAAAAACCCCCCAACAAATGCCGATAGTCTTTCGACTGCTCCGATAACGCGATGGGGCATAACAATCGATGTTggtatcatttttttttttgagtgggAATGAGAGGGAGAATAAAAGTTTTGATcgataagtttttttttttgttgctgttaaCTTTTAGTGGGGTTCTTACCTTCATTTCTTTTATTAGcatttatctttttaatttattgattatattgtgtgtgtgctactgtgttttttttttgtattttatttttgattaattttctTGACGCGAACGAGAGAGACaacagagagcgagagagagagagtgagcaattggaaaaattctttctattctcgcgctctctccccctcacacacacagttaaggacacgcacacacacacacacagagacgcACACACAGGAGAGAGTTAattatttggattttttgcaGACTTGCATTTTTGCGGACTTTTGCGCACTTTTCGCGACCGAAATTGGATTTACTTAACAACTTGAACCACTTTTTCACTTACTGACTTTCGACTTTTACTGTTTACTGGTTACTGTGTTACGTTTTGAACTTAACTTTGTACTTttctttttcagttttcatttacgatttttttttggaggggAAAAATAGAatacttgaaaatatatcaatttGTTGGTCTGGTTTTAGCAATATGCtcgatttgttgttgctgcttacCTATGTTTGAGTCGTGTGGGTGCGAGCGAGAGCGCCGCTGCGCTGCCTCTGCCGACGTCAGCGCCGCGCTTTCCCCCTTTTTAGTCGGTGGACTGAAAAGCCCCTTTTCCCGGCTTCTTGGCGGCTGGTTTACCTGCAAGTTGGCTTTGTGGGGCTGCGGAAAATGCTCTGGCTGCGATTATGAGTTAAAGAATAACCTCTGTCTCGaaaaaaaatggtgaaaaTATGGCGGCTGTTCGTCTGGTGTGGCCGTGCGCGGCGTGGCGGGCAATGCCGTTGGCAGGAAATACCCTAAATAAGCCCGGAGCATGGCGCCAGCGTTGCCACTTGGCAGGCATGGGCGTCGTTGGGggttacaaatttaaatttcaataaaaatttaataaaaaatattacctgTAGTTTAAAAAAGTGCCATAAAATAAAGCcaagtatttttctaaaacgttttaagtatatttttgaaatcctTAACATTTTACACGTTTTGCACTTGTAGCGCTGggatatagaaaataaaaatataaaaaatttcgactattttcttaaaaaatattgagctaaaaattttgtaatatttattcaaatacAGTAATTGTCATTTATaaagcaatttttatttttattattaccaaatttatttgttgactAAACTACGCCACTGATAATTGCCTAGAAATagtaaataattgaaaaagcaACACACCGATCAATTTGACTCTACTCTACAATTGGCACAATGTCTGAAATTAACGAATTtccaagaatttaattttaattacgcAACTGAAGGAGGAAAGTGAATCCCCCTTGGCGGCCCCACCACTGTCCACTGAGTTATTCCCGCCGGTTGGGGTGTGTACACACTGGCCCACAGGGTGATTCCTGCAGGATGCAGCGCCTGACGAAATCGTTACGTTTACTTTCCTTTCCCGCGGGAAAGCTCCTTTCTCCTGCCGCCTGTCCTCCTCTGGGGGCCAAGGTCCTGGCGCAGAGGGAGTACTCCTCGGAATCCCCGGAACCCGTGCAGCTCAGCTTCGACGTGTACACGGGTGAGGGGCCGGAAACGAGGCCACCACTGGTCACCTACCATGGACTCTTCGGTTCCAAGCAAAATTGGCGGGGGATCAGCAAGGCTCTGGTGCGGAAAGTGCCCAGGAAGGTGGGTCATCAGGGGATTATTATATTACCCAGAGATTACCCTATATTATATTCCCTAGGTCTATGCCATGGATTGCCGGAATCATGGCGAGAGTCCCCATTCGAGTGTCCACACTTCGAGGGCGATGAGCGAGGATGTGCGTCTGTTTCTGGAGCAGCGGCAGCACCCGAAGGCCGCCTGCTTGGGACACAGCATGGGTGGCAGGTCCATGATGTACTTCGCCCGGAAATATGTGAGTATCTCAAGGGGTTCCATAGCTATTCACCTGGGAATATTGGGATATATGGGCCCAGGATGATAAGTAATATTGTTCAAATGATAGGTTCCCAAAACATACctaagaattaaaaatttgtaattgaaATTATATAAAGAAACTGTAATTatatcaaaaaatgttatgaatAGAACAGAACCTTCATAtgtaatacaataatatattatgaaatattttaaagtttaactaAAAGGTAATGAAAGGAATATAATACTGTTCAGAAAACGTTCAAATATCAATTCTTTCGTAAAGCTTTACTTAAAGTATTCCCTCTcattaaataatatgatattaaatattgctaaaattgtatttataaaatattttattgttatttacctAGGATGACTGCAGGATTTTATTCTAAAACAATACCCAAggtttgtttaaaatattcttataaataaaaaaaaaccgtagatttattgtaataaatagAAAAGTAACAAGATAAGTCTACACTTTTCGTAAATTCCTCTCTTTTTATctttattctttaaaattaaatacggACAACACTTTAATATAGTtagtacatttaaatatattactgTTACTTCAATTTAATGTTGTTAATACTTTTCCTTGATTGGTGGTtggattattttataataaatattattactattaaatattttaccatAATACAATCTTTATTTCTCCAATTTCAGCCCGAGTTGGTGGAGCGCTTAATAGTGGTGGATATATCGCCCATAAGCGTGCCCCGTTCCACTGGAGAGATGACGCAAATCTTCGATGCGATGGTCTCTTTGGATCTCTCACCGACACTGTCCATGTCCGAGGGCCGGAAAATCGCAAGGGAAAAACTACTAAAGGCCACCGAGGACGAGACCGTGGACTTTATCATGCTGAATCTCCGAAAGGATCCAAAGACGGGGGTGTAagtttagaaataaaatattatatttgaaCCGATTTAAAGAGATAAACCCCTTTAGATTCTCATGGGCCTGCAATGCCCGGGTACTTCGAGATTTCCTCACCCGCTTCGATAATTACCAAAGCAATCTGGAGAAACTGCCGCCGTACACGGGACCCACCACTTTTATCTGCGGATCGCGGTCACCTTACATGAGGTAAagcttaataaattataatcccAATCCTAAATACTATCATATTTCTACACTTTAAGACGCGAACAGTGGCCGCAGATTGTGGAGATGTTCCCCAATTCGGAGATCCACTGGCTGGAAGCCGGGCATCTGGTGCATTTCGAGCAGCCTCAAGAGTTCCTTACATTAGTCAGCGAGTTCCTGAACAGATCTGATTAGACCAAATTCGATATGTTAGCCAATTGTACAAAGGAGTCAATAATAGATAGACTTTagctaaattaaaaatgttaataaaatgAGTTTTCATGGGAAGGGGTTCTTTTTAAAGATCTCTACCGATCTAGAATTTTCACCAATAAGAGCGGGATGGCAACAGCCTTATAAGGTGATTTAATTCTGGGTCTTAGATTcttagaaaaagaaaaattatatagaattttataacaattaaTATTCAGATTTAGTTAATAACTTGTGAAAGATAAATCCAAAAGCTTAgtggttttattatttatcctacaaaaatgatataaatatctaatattatttgaacggttatttaaaaatacctaaatACGTCTCATTAAAACTAATGATATATTCCCTACCGAATACTTACTGTAGCTGCATTTCCAAGTACTTTTAGTCACGCAATGCAACTGAAATGACGTCAACTTGGAGCATCAAACCCCCCTTTGAAAACTTCAAGTTTTGTAGTGGTGTATgtacatttaaaatgtaatttaatttatcattcTTGTTCGGCGTGTGATCGTTAGATTCTTTAGATTTTTCAGAATTCCATTTTTTGTTCTCTCAtctggtttttttcttttcttttcatttctttaaaaatatacatacacagacacgaaaaaaaaaatgccatgAAGAAGCTGATAGATCTCGCCTGATCATCGTATGCTGCATACAAAAATTGACGGCAAGTgtttttctcaatttttcCGAAATTTTCTTTGGTTTCGTGTGTGTATAcgtatgtatttatatataatatatatatatatatatgtatgtttctTGTTGGGAGTGTGTGAGTGTACTTAATTATtaggaataaataaatgtgtatAAATACAGATATAAATCAGGGGAAATCACATTgcacttaaaattatatagtCAAAGTTGAAATCATTGATAAATGAACACAGTCCGCGTGCTtcagtgtgtgtttgtttgtttgttgttgttgttgtgttggtgtgtgtgtACAGGAGTCATTATCCTTGCTAAATACATCAAACAGGAATGGTGGGTAAAACTCTTGTGCTAAGGCTAAAATGGCTGTGACAATATtcctcgattcgattcgatgtGTTGTGAGTGTGATTCTTGATTttcattaatcattttttcatttttccattttcaatttGAGTTTTTAGTGGGTGTTTTCAAGTGtttcgtgtgtgtgttttgttttgtgtgtgtgacaAGTCATTGATTTTGTCTCACAGCATTTGTAGTTTTTAGTTCTTTAGTTATTAGTTTTGCTCTAGTTTTAGTTCCACTTTAGTTGGGTATTTAGACTATAATGCCGCCATCGTAGGCGTAGTCGGCTTTGTTGTGCATGACGAGTCGGTTTTCCACAAAGTAAAAGCTGTCCGAGCGCGTCTCAAAGGGGCTCGATATCATCTCAGCCactgaaaatatgaaaataaatacagataTTAGAGATTATCATTGATAGTTTGGTaaataattattcaaatatattttttccctcttgaatatgataaaaaaaatacctatttaattgtatttctACATTATTAACAAGTTTCATagagtaaaaaaataattaattaatagaaatttattttacatttttgttagttaaaaattattttataaaatgtattaagtgtaggatttatatttttaatatatttttgaatatatatatttgaataatattgaaatttgatttaaataaatatgaaacaaATATAGATGGCTAaagaaatacgaaaaaaagCCCACAAAAGTGTGCTATATTCTGCAATCTTTTTCCACAATCAATTCAAACTAATATATAAAAGTATGGTCGAAAAAAGGGAAGTAGCAAAAATAAACCTCAACGGATTGagataaaaatctaaaataaaaacgtaaattcggaaataaaaaGCCTCAGTGTACTGTCTATAAATTGCCTCatattaaaatactatttataGATAGATAAATTCAAAGTAAACTGACAAACTTGCAGGCACGAAACGAAAGCGACCTTGACCCACAAACCCCTCAAACTTTTGGCAGCCACTTCCACTTGGCTGCTGGCTGGGCCCCGATTATGTAAAGATGGCTCACCTAGGTCGGGTGGAAGGTTAGGAAACTCGTAGATGTGCTCGCACGTGTTCTTCGAATATGGAATGCAGTAGCCGAACTCAAAGTCGAAGGTCTTTAGCAGGCGATCGCGGAAGAAGTGGCGTTCGATCATGCGGAAATTGTTCACAGGCTGGCTGCCCACAGTGAATTCCACACTGAAATAGAAAGAGATCAATTAAGATATAgattaaatagaaaaaatgcaaggCAACCCACGTGGCTCCCACTGTTTTGAGGTTGAGAAATGCCGGCGTGAACTGATAGCGCACATAGCGTCCGGCATTCGGATCGGCAGTGTCCTCCAGCGACAGTTCCTCGGCTGCCGCCAGCATGGTCTCCTCCACGGACAGTCCATCGGGATATTGCTCGCTCGGCGGCTTGGCGATCTCGAAGAGCACGGCTCCGCTCTCCAGGTCGCGGATCTTGAACCGCGTAAAGTCGATCTCGAACACATTTGCATTGGCGGAGCAGAGATAGTCGTCCGTGATCTTGGTCAGGTGGAGCACCTCGTCGGGACTGACGCTCGATGGCTCCGCGCTGCGTTTGGAGTCATTGGAGgcgcctccgccgccgccgccacccgAGGCGGCAGCTCCCGCGGCTCCTCCGCTGCCTCCGTTGGCCTCCGCTCCGCTGCccgccgacgacgacgaggatccTGCGGCCGCGGAGGACGATGCGGCAACGGCAGCTGCACTGGAGGATTGCACGGGATTCAGTTGCTTGCCCACCACACTCATTTTGCACGCGGATTGGTGGTATTTATTGTGTATACGGGTATCTGGGTTTTCCGGACTCGGGTTTCCGGGGAGCTGAACAGTTTCTGGTGGAGATTAAGGCTCCTGACTGGCTGGCTGTAGCAGTGACTGTATCGTCTAGCTTTCAAGCTACTCCGCTGGCTCACTCTGAAAatgaaattcataaaaaatatacaaatatataaattattatattgagtggaaaaaaacttaaatttttatatagtcttcaggtaaataatattttagaaatatatttttatatttagctttaaaaaaaatacagttaatattaaaaaatattattttccatttaacaATAAGTCTAGTAAAAACGAACTTTTAAAACGTTTGAAAAATCAGAGTTTAAAgtccattttaaaataaatataaaaaaaccatACAAGTtacgttaaaaaaatgtaataaaaaattacggaaatttaactaattaaaatattttagtttaaagtACGGtttaaactttgaaaatatatgaaaaatcaGAATTTAAagtctactttaaatttaacatgcagacaaaaacaaaactaaatttaagaa
This window contains:
- the LOC108060323 gene encoding zinc finger CCCH domain-containing protein 18; translation: MVLDMESDDSRASSPSNSSESRSNSPTNDKEDEEMAPEQEQAEEAGGGPTLDRSVRAASTSSSSSNSSSSSSRSELSKKQKKSSSSSSGSGSGSSSSSGSSSEDEPDQEQQQQLRLPEQQQQQQEEEPLPEPAETDPESSVAAAPAEPEQPGSPSAKSQPSSFLSSVRSRSNSPQLYNQAAVDLNISHEDLSDVSDIEADEKRAPSKNSLHPADEDEDGAISNDSLPAVGEEEEDELAKQNGKAASGEEGKEKKGSKEAKSDEASNGRGPSSALEEDLVKTHDDDALDFEAEEGECPEPLKEPPSSESKANETRSKDNDDDEDDDDGEVDCDEDDEAKRKGNGSLEEGEEAKDKTASADKRKKDEEELEEGEVSDEDEKRPEETEPKPVCRFYTRGQCTWGMSCRFLHPGVTDKGNYTMFESLVRSVPMQGGSSGAGASGAGSSSAAASRAAASAYSSHAAAAADYHDYRNERPPLHHRPALLHAPSIYGGGVAHAVHDARPLLPSDGGPVVVENAWERGLRTAKEMMRKANKRKEQDMDFEDKKMNLTLSPDELEKDSYYLKDRGGSSARSPPPPSSSSSSVMREQQPLNPLSLPMSMHPHAVVAHGNPRTLLPPVYSLYGGPPPPDRYGRSQYMPPPQYEDVDAYGRMARYRELPPHRMPHYEDDRRSRPTREVIVQRVEAAGGRGDEWSDPWMRSKSIGRGSYDRDDRRRRDRRSYSSNSSYSTSNSSQSDSSSDSSRSSSPSDHKRRYGGSSHKLAAAAASASSRRHGGRTARSPSQIPRRPRHSSKGSLSPSYKRPALDKRGVGLSPASKRKKLSSPAPKKFDKLRRRRSSSTSDSDSSDTSYSESESGSSSSDSSSGSRDTPQKRVRATDKALNERKLIKKPAEQATKKRSPISIEIKKTSNMVGVSALASPNNSADSDKEKEHGNGNGKDSKDKEHSSKDGKDKEGKEKDGKDKDKDGGKDKDGKKSRREELLKQLRAVEDAIAKKRSKLN
- the LOC108060284 gene encoding sn-1-specific diacylglycerol lipase ABHD11 isoform X1 translates to MQRLTKSLRLLSFPAGKLLSPAACPPLGAKVLAQREYSSESPEPVQLSFDVYTGEGPETRPPLVTYHGLFGSKQNWRGISKALVRKVPRKVYAMDCRNHGESPHSSVHTSRAMSEDVRLFLEQRQHPKAACLGHSMGGRSMMYFARKYPELVERLIVVDISPISVPRSTGEMTQIFDAMVSLDLSPTLSMSEGRKIAREKLLKATEDETVDFIMLNLRKDPKTGVFSWACNARVLRDFLTRFDNYQSNLEKLPPYTGPTTFICGSRSPYMRREQWPQIVEMFPNSEIHWLEAGHLVHFEQPQEFLTLVSEFLNRSD
- the LOC108060284 gene encoding sn-1-specific diacylglycerol lipase ABHD11 isoform X2; protein product: MMTAGFYSKTIPKPELVERLIVVDISPISVPRSTGEMTQIFDAMVSLDLSPTLSMSEGRKIAREKLLKATEDETVDFIMLNLRKDPKTGVFSWACNARVLRDFLTRFDNYQSNLEKLPPYTGPTTFICGSRSPYMRREQWPQIVEMFPNSEIHWLEAGHLVHFEQPQEFLTLVSEFLNRSD
- the unc-119 gene encoding protein unc-119 homolog: MSVVGKQLNPVQSSSAAAVAASSSAAAGSSSSSAGSGAEANGGSGGAAGAAASGGGGGGGASNDSKRSAEPSSVSPDEVLHLTKITDDYLCSANANVFEIDFTRFKIRDLESGAVLFEIAKPPSEQYPDGLSVEETMLAAAEELSLEDTADPNAGRYVRYQFTPAFLNLKTVGATVEFTVGSQPVNNFRMIERHFFRDRLLKTFDFEFGYCIPYSKNTCEHIYEFPNLPPDLVAEMISSPFETRSDSFYFVENRLVMHNKADYAYDGGIIV